A part of Candidatus Electrothrix aestuarii genomic DNA contains:
- a CDS encoding beta-ketoacyl-[acyl-carrier-protein] synthase family protein, with product MSEVSLSDAQRIVITGVGLTAPGGANTLADFREQVLAGRSGISTIDLRYMDTYPAGICDFPETKYRKKKENKRGTRAGCIGVYCAGEALADAGIDFSEYDRSRTGVYMGLTEHGTVETENEVYNISKFDYNVDYWTHHHNPRTVLNNPAGEITMKFGITGPHYSVGAACAAGNAALIQGSQMLRLGEIDFALCGGLSECVGSFGIFASFRAQGALAEHDDPTKASRPLDQNRNGIVISEGGCVFALERLDKALARGANIYGEVAGYAMNSDARDFVLPYGPRQAECIRLALGRAGLTPEDISIINTHATGTKQGDVEECKAIAEVFSGCSNVRSNNTKSIIGHAMGAAGVLELAANLSAFEDNFVHPTINIDSLDPDCVLPGLVAGTAEKVDQVETILNNSFGMVGINSVVIIKRFMAS from the coding sequence ATGAGTGAGGTCTCTTTGTCAGATGCGCAGCGCATAGTCATAACCGGAGTGGGCCTGACCGCACCCGGAGGCGCTAATACCTTAGCGGATTTTCGTGAGCAGGTTCTTGCGGGCCGGAGCGGAATTTCCACTATTGATTTGCGCTATATGGATACTTATCCGGCTGGGATCTGTGATTTTCCAGAAACAAAATATCGCAAAAAAAAGGAAAATAAACGGGGAACCCGGGCTGGGTGCATCGGCGTTTATTGTGCGGGCGAGGCCTTGGCTGATGCGGGCATAGATTTTTCCGAATATGATCGCAGTCGTACCGGAGTCTACATGGGCCTGACTGAACACGGGACTGTGGAAACAGAAAATGAGGTCTATAATATCAGTAAGTTTGACTATAATGTCGATTACTGGACCCACCATCATAATCCTCGTACCGTACTCAATAACCCGGCTGGTGAAATCACCATGAAGTTCGGGATCACCGGTCCCCATTACTCGGTTGGCGCAGCCTGTGCAGCTGGTAATGCTGCCTTGATCCAGGGTTCTCAGATGTTGCGTCTTGGAGAGATTGATTTCGCTCTCTGCGGTGGGCTCTCTGAGTGTGTTGGTTCTTTTGGGATATTTGCCAGCTTTCGAGCGCAGGGCGCTTTGGCTGAGCATGATGACCCGACCAAGGCCAGTCGTCCTTTGGACCAGAACCGGAACGGGATTGTTATCTCTGAAGGCGGTTGTGTTTTTGCTTTAGAACGGCTGGACAAGGCCCTTGCCCGTGGGGCAAATATCTACGGTGAAGTTGCTGGGTATGCCATGAACTCTGATGCCCGTGATTTTGTCCTGCCCTATGGACCACGCCAGGCAGAATGCATACGCCTGGCCCTTGGGCGGGCAGGCTTGACCCCGGAAGATATCAGTATTATCAATACCCATGCTACCGGCACTAAACAGGGTGATGTAGAGGAGTGTAAGGCCATTGCTGAGGTCTTTTCTGGCTGTTCCAATGTGAGAAGCAATAACACCAAGTCCATCATTGGGCACGCTATGGGCGCTGCCGGAGTGCTGGAATTGGCTGCTAATCTCTCTGCCTTTGAAGATAATTTTGTCCATCCGACGATTAATATCGACAGCCTTGATCCCGACTGTGTGCTTCCCGGTTTGGTTGCCGGAACCGCAGAAAAAGTTGATCAGGTCGAGACAATTCTTAATAATTCATTCGGCATGGTAGGGATTAATTCAGTCGTCATTATTAAGAGATTTATGGCGAGCTAA
- a CDS encoding isochorismatase family protein, translated as MSFRKTLQASQCCLYVVDPQERLMAHIHEGRRVIRNIELMIRLADTLDFPVIANTQYKKGIGPIVEELIPLLADWPCIDKTEFNGLDNANVRCMLGKLPASVDTLLLCGVESHICVYQTAMGAMRAGYDVRVVADAVSSRTPENDVYGRERLREIGAVVAPAEMIIYELLQKAGTPAFKAMLPYLK; from the coding sequence ATGAGTTTCAGGAAAACATTACAAGCCAGCCAATGCTGTCTTTATGTCGTTGATCCACAGGAAAGGCTGATGGCTCATATTCATGAGGGACGACGAGTCATCAGGAATATTGAACTGATGATCCGCCTTGCAGATACCTTGGATTTTCCTGTGATCGCCAATACGCAATATAAGAAAGGGATCGGTCCGATTGTTGAAGAGCTAATACCTCTGCTCGCAGATTGGCCATGCATTGATAAAACGGAGTTTAACGGGCTAGACAATGCGAATGTGCGTTGTATGCTCGGTAAGTTACCCGCAAGCGTTGATACCCTTCTGCTCTGCGGAGTAGAGAGCCATATCTGTGTCTACCAAACAGCTATGGGAGCGATGCGGGCCGGGTATGATGTGCGGGTGGTTGCGGATGCTGTTTCTTCCCGTACCCCGGAAAATGACGTCTACGGAAGAGAGCGCCTGCGCGAGATCGGCGCAGTTGTTGCCCCGGCTGAAATGATCATCTACGAATTGCTGCAAAAAGCCGGAACCCCAGCCTTTAAAGCCATGCTTCCCTATTTGAAATAA
- a CDS encoding FAD-dependent oxidoreductase, whose protein sequence is MADYQLIIIGGGLSGLAAGIRSARFGQKTLIVEQHALPGGLNSYYYRQGYLLETGLHAMTNYAGPETKHAPLNRLFRQLKLSRKKFITHEQLGSAVIFPQASLNFSNELELLCEEIARAFPASVDRFRAMSREVDAYDPFAEVPWQSARAFLHDRLAEPLLEDMLLLPLMVYGNAEEHDMDLGQFAIMFRAVFLEGFFRPEGTIKDLIDMLMAQYAQFGGEIRFRAPVDAILTRDEKVQGIRLESGEEITADAVLSTVGIPGTAKLSGWPLDIDRYVGRMTFMETISMIPELDLPQEKAGRTILFYSLNEKLRYHQPDDAIDPSWGVICFPDNFQGLEPKSEAPVQVRVTNAANYDLWQQAAADKEQYQQLKEKCGQLSTAAVSQILGTYNQGAVFQDSFTPMTIERFTEKRGGAVYGSPIKIKSGKTPFENLFIAGTDQGYLGIVGSMLSGVTIVNQHLLT, encoded by the coding sequence ATGGCTGATTACCAGCTCATTATTATCGGCGGCGGCCTTTCTGGCTTGGCCGCCGGTATCCGTTCAGCTCGTTTCGGGCAAAAAACTTTGATTGTTGAGCAGCATGCCTTACCCGGTGGTTTGAATTCTTATTACTACCGTCAGGGCTATCTGCTGGAAACCGGCCTGCATGCCATGACCAACTATGCTGGTCCAGAGACAAAGCATGCCCCCCTCAACAGGCTTTTCCGCCAACTCAAACTTTCGCGTAAAAAGTTCATTACCCATGAGCAGCTTGGCTCAGCGGTGATCTTTCCCCAGGCTTCACTCAATTTTTCTAATGAATTGGAACTCCTCTGCGAGGAAATAGCTCGCGCTTTTCCTGCAAGCGTTGATCGGTTTCGGGCAATGTCTAGGGAAGTTGATGCCTATGATCCTTTTGCCGAAGTGCCTTGGCAGTCTGCCCGTGCATTTCTCCATGACCGCCTTGCTGAGCCTCTATTGGAGGATATGCTCCTGCTACCGCTCATGGTCTACGGCAATGCAGAAGAGCATGATATGGATCTGGGGCAGTTTGCGATCATGTTTCGTGCGGTCTTTTTGGAGGGCTTTTTTCGACCTGAAGGGACGATTAAGGATCTCATCGATATGCTGATGGCGCAGTATGCCCAATTTGGCGGGGAGATCCGTTTCCGTGCTCCAGTTGATGCCATTCTCACAAGGGATGAGAAAGTACAGGGCATCCGCCTGGAAAGTGGTGAAGAAATTACTGCCGATGCGGTCCTGTCCACCGTTGGCATTCCGGGAACGGCAAAATTAAGCGGCTGGCCCTTGGACATTGACCGGTATGTTGGTAGAATGACCTTTATGGAAACCATTTCCATGATCCCGGAACTGGATCTGCCGCAGGAGAAGGCAGGGCGTACCATCCTGTTTTACAGTCTCAACGAGAAGCTTCGCTATCATCAGCCTGATGATGCCATTGATCCTTCCTGGGGTGTGATTTGCTTCCCAGATAATTTCCAGGGGCTGGAGCCTAAAAGCGAGGCGCCTGTCCAGGTTCGGGTCACCAATGCTGCCAATTACGATCTTTGGCAACAGGCAGCTGCTGATAAAGAGCAGTACCAGCAGCTCAAAGAAAAATGTGGTCAGCTCTCCACAGCAGCAGTGAGCCAGATTCTCGGTACGTACAATCAGGGTGCAGTGTTTCAGGACAGCTTTACGCCCATGACCATTGAGCGCTTTACGGAAAAGCGGGGCGGGGCCGTGTACGGCAGCCCGATCAAGATCAAGAGCGGCAAGACGCCGTTTGAGAATCTCTTTATTGCAGGCACGGATCAGGGATACCTTGGGATTGTTGGGTCCATGCTGAGTGGTGTGACTATAGTGAATCAGCATCTTTTGACCTGA
- the dsrB gene encoding dissimilatory-type sulfite reductase subunit beta: protein MGYDPKNPMEGRITDLGPRSYTEMLPPVIAANKGKWDYHEILAPGILLHVGQSGDECYTVRVGSPRLVSIEYVRELCDIADKFCDGYLRFTTRNNVEFMTDSKEKCDALVEDLKSRETKLPVGGTGACVTNIVHTQGWVHCHTPATDASGPVKAVMDDLFEYFGSMTLPAQVRIALACCLNMCGAVHASDIAILGVHRKPPMIDHTRITGVCELPLAISACPLGAVKPAKAEVNGEEIKTVKVNADRCMFCGNCYTMCPAMPLADPEGDGIAILVGGKVSNAKSAPKFSKLVIPFLPNTPPRWPETVEAIRKIVEVYAKDAKKYERIGEWAERIGWEKFFEKCEIPFTDKSIDDYRLAYDTWRTSTQFKYTNATDAYTK from the coding sequence ATGGGTTACGATCCTAAAAATCCTATGGAAGGCCGGATTACCGACTTAGGGCCTCGTTCATACACGGAAATGCTGCCGCCGGTTATCGCGGCCAACAAGGGAAAATGGGATTACCATGAAATCCTGGCTCCCGGCATCCTGCTCCATGTAGGTCAGAGCGGAGATGAGTGCTACACCGTACGTGTTGGTTCTCCTCGTCTGGTTTCCATCGAGTATGTTCGTGAACTGTGTGACATCGCAGATAAGTTCTGTGATGGTTACCTGCGCTTCACCACCCGTAACAACGTGGAGTTCATGACCGACTCCAAAGAAAAATGCGATGCTCTGGTTGAAGACCTGAAGAGCCGTGAGACAAAACTGCCCGTTGGTGGTACAGGTGCTTGTGTAACCAACATCGTTCACACCCAGGGTTGGGTACACTGCCACACCCCGGCAACTGATGCTTCCGGTCCGGTTAAGGCTGTTATGGATGATCTGTTCGAGTACTTTGGTTCCATGACACTGCCTGCGCAGGTACGTATTGCTCTGGCTTGCTGCCTGAACATGTGTGGTGCTGTTCATGCGTCTGATATCGCTATTCTCGGTGTGCATCGTAAGCCGCCGATGATTGACCACACCCGTATTACCGGTGTTTGTGAGTTGCCTTTGGCTATCTCTGCTTGTCCGCTCGGAGCTGTTAAGCCTGCTAAGGCTGAGGTGAACGGCGAAGAGATCAAGACTGTAAAGGTTAATGCTGATCGTTGTATGTTCTGCGGTAACTGCTATACCATGTGTCCTGCTATGCCTTTGGCTGATCCCGAAGGTGATGGTATTGCCATTCTGGTTGGTGGTAAGGTTTCTAACGCGAAATCTGCTCCGAAATTCTCCAAGCTGGTTATCCCCTTCCTGCCTAACACCCCGCCGCGTTGGCCGGAGACTGTTGAGGCTATCCGCAAGATCGTTGAGGTCTATGCTAAGGATGCCAAGAAGTACGAGCGTATCGGCGAGTGGGCTGAGCGTATCGGTTGGGAGAAGTTCTTTGAGAAGTGTGAGATTCCGTTTACCGATAAGTCTATCGACGATTACCGTCTGGCTTATGATACATGGCGGACATCTACACAGTTCAAGTACACCAACGCGACAGACGCTTACACCAAGTAA
- the hisA gene encoding phosphoribosylformimino-5-aminoimidazole carboxamide ribotide isomerase: MRFRPCIDLHSGKVKQIVGSTLSDSDSANLRTNFSSQFSSAHYAQMYREDNLPGGHVIMLGPGNEEAATEALQAWPDGLQIGGGITAENAEAWLERGASHVIVTSHVFHDGQLDGERLDKLCQLIGKEHLVLDLSCRWKDDGYYVVTDRWQKFTNLKISSQLLEQLEQRCDEFLIHAVDVEGKCMGVDERLIALLAAAEISKPVTYAGGVTNLKDLELINKAGKSRLDATVGSALDIFGGTGCTYQEVVEFHKNHAC, encoded by the coding sequence ATGCGTTTTCGTCCCTGCATTGACCTGCATAGCGGCAAGGTCAAACAAATTGTTGGATCTACGCTGAGTGACAGCGATTCTGCAAACCTGCGCACCAATTTTTCTTCACAATTTTCCTCGGCCCACTATGCCCAGATGTACCGCGAAGACAACCTTCCCGGAGGCCATGTCATTATGCTGGGACCTGGTAATGAAGAGGCGGCAACAGAGGCCTTGCAGGCCTGGCCGGATGGGTTACAGATCGGGGGCGGGATAACAGCAGAAAATGCAGAGGCTTGGCTGGAACGTGGTGCATCTCATGTCATTGTTACATCTCATGTTTTTCATGATGGGCAGCTTGATGGAGAACGTCTGGATAAGCTCTGTCAGCTCATAGGTAAAGAGCATTTAGTGCTGGATTTGAGCTGTCGCTGGAAGGATGATGGGTACTACGTTGTGACAGATCGATGGCAAAAATTCACGAACCTGAAAATCAGTTCTCAGCTTCTTGAGCAGCTTGAACAACGCTGCGATGAATTTTTAATTCATGCGGTTGATGTCGAGGGAAAATGCATGGGAGTTGATGAACGGCTGATTGCGCTTCTGGCAGCAGCTGAGATCAGTAAACCGGTCACGTATGCTGGCGGAGTTACGAACCTGAAGGATCTGGAGCTTATTAATAAAGCTGGGAAGTCCAGGTTGGACGCAACAGTTGGAAGTGCATTAGATATTTTTGGTGGCACAGGGTGTACCTATCAGGAGGTCGTGGAATTTCACAAGAATCATGCCTGTTAG
- a CDS encoding acyl carrier protein — MTRDEIKDIILEIIEDIDEDADFDSLDADQPLRDQLDLDSMDFLDIVMELRKRYKLQIPEEDYPELATLTSCVNYLEPKLQDA; from the coding sequence ATGACCCGTGATGAAATCAAGGATATAATCCTTGAAATTATTGAAGACATAGATGAGGATGCGGATTTTGACAGTTTGGATGCGGATCAGCCTCTCCGAGATCAGTTAGACCTTGATTCAATGGATTTTCTTGATATCGTGATGGAGCTGCGGAAACGCTACAAGCTGCAGATCCCGGAGGAGGATTATCCTGAACTCGCCACCCTGACCAGCTGTGTCAATTATCTTGAACCGAAATTGCAAGACGCCTGA
- the dsrA gene encoding dissimilatory-type sulfite reductase subunit alpha — translation MAKHDTPLLDELENGPWPSFVTDMKRQAETHPECWDILGQLELSFKDRITHWKHGGIVGVFGYGGGIVGRYSDVPDRFPGVEHFHTVRIAQPSGLYYSTKNLRSLMDLWDKYGSGMTNMHGSTGDMILLGTRTENLEPLFWDLTHDLDQDLGGSGSNLRTPSCCLGDSRCEWSCYDAQDVCYHLTMHYQDEIHRPAFPYKFKFKFSGCPNDCVASIARSDFAVIGTWKDDIQVDQAGVKEYMAGNYPANGGAHAGRDWGAFDIQKEVLDICPTNCMWMEGDELKIDNSECTRCMHCINVMPRALKPGKEKGATICIGAKAPILDGAQFATMVIPFIEVSKENEYENVIDVIEQVWDWWMEVGKNRERVGETMQRIGLPTFLKVMEVEAMPQHVKEPRSNPYVFWKEEEVEGGFERDVEAFRKRHAA, via the coding sequence ATGGCAAAGCATGATACGCCTTTGTTGGACGAACTGGAAAACGGCCCTTGGCCAAGTTTCGTTACCGACATGAAGCGCCAGGCAGAGACACACCCAGAATGCTGGGATATTCTCGGTCAGCTGGAGCTTTCGTTCAAAGACAGAATTACACACTGGAAGCATGGCGGTATCGTTGGTGTTTTTGGATATGGCGGTGGTATCGTAGGACGTTATTCTGACGTTCCTGATAGATTTCCCGGCGTAGAGCACTTCCACACCGTTCGTATTGCACAGCCTTCTGGTCTGTACTACTCCACCAAGAACCTGCGTTCTCTGATGGATCTGTGGGATAAGTACGGTTCTGGTATGACCAATATGCATGGTTCTACCGGTGACATGATTCTCCTCGGTACCCGTACCGAAAATCTGGAGCCGCTGTTCTGGGATCTGACCCACGATCTGGATCAGGATCTTGGTGGTTCTGGCTCTAACCTGCGTACCCCTTCTTGTTGTCTGGGTGATTCTCGCTGTGAGTGGTCTTGCTACGATGCGCAGGATGTTTGCTATCATTTGACCATGCATTATCAGGATGAGATCCATCGTCCTGCTTTCCCTTATAAGTTTAAATTCAAATTTTCCGGTTGCCCGAACGACTGTGTTGCTTCTATCGCACGTTCTGACTTTGCAGTAATCGGTACCTGGAAAGATGATATCCAGGTTGATCAGGCTGGTGTAAAAGAGTACATGGCTGGTAACTACCCTGCAAACGGTGGTGCGCATGCTGGTCGTGACTGGGGTGCATTCGACATTCAGAAAGAAGTTCTGGATATCTGCCCGACCAACTGCATGTGGATGGAAGGCGATGAGCTGAAAATCGATAACTCTGAGTGTACCCGTTGTATGCATTGCATCAACGTTATGCCTCGCGCTCTGAAGCCGGGTAAAGAGAAAGGCGCTACCATCTGCATCGGTGCGAAGGCTCCGATCCTGGATGGTGCGCAGTTCGCTACCATGGTTATTCCTTTCATCGAAGTTTCCAAAGAGAACGAGTACGAGAACGTGATCGATGTCATCGAGCAGGTTTGGGACTGGTGGATGGAAGTTGGTAAGAACCGTGAGCGTGTTGGTGAGACCATGCAGCGCATCGGCCTGCCTACCTTCCTGAAGGTTATGGAAGTTGAGGCTATGCCGCAGCATGTGAAAGAGCCGCGTTCTAACCCCTACGTTTTCTGGAAGGAAGAGGAAGTCGAAGGCGGATTTGAGCGTGACGTTGAAGCGTTCCGCAAGAGGCATGCAGCGTAA
- the alaS gene encoding alanine--tRNA ligase, with product MTGNEIRQKFLNYFEEKGHAVVESSSLVPHDDPTLLFTNAGMFQFKRIFMGEEHREYTRAVSCQRCVRAGGKHNDLENVGYTARHHTFFEMLGNFSFGDYFKKEAIDFAWQFLTKDLGINPEQLWVSVFREDDEAYELWEQVEDLPKGRIVRLGEADNFWAMGDTGPCGPCSEIHIDQGVEHGCGSADCALGCDCDRFLELWNLVFMQFYRDADGTMTPLPKPSIDTGMGVERVAAVLQGKYNNFDCDLFTPLIDTVVRLSGRAYNDNAADDAAMRVIADHARATAFLVADGVLPSNEGRGYVLRRVMRRAIRYGRTLGLTEAFFGGICRQVIDLMKNAYPHLADSRELLDKVTDHEETRFGETLDHGLAMLDEEISRLLAEKQEKPVINGEFIFKLYDTYGFPKDIVRDVALEKGISLDNAGFEVAMERQREQSKRSWKGKDVDHFSAGLITLLEQGKTTEFFGYVTTSAESVVEGIIDAQGNLVQEAAAGAEVQIYCPQTPFYSESGGQIGDCGVISWEGGSFTVQKTKATAEGLVLHTGAINQGTLKNGQQVSLQVDEQRTATALNHTATHLLQAAMKNILGEHVKQAGSLVRADRLRFDFTHFSPVTPEEIRAIEQLVNREIRRNTPVKTEVLSKEAAIAGGATALFGEKYGEEVRVVSIPEFSKELCGGTHTSATGTIGLFKIISETGIAAGVRRIEAVTGQAAVDWVQDLAEQADSLGQLLSGSFDDAQSKVKALMQRQKELEKEIAALNASKALGGLDDLLAGAVDINGVQLICGQLPLDSPKTLREIGDKVRDKMTSGVAVLGGEFGGKAALLAIVTKDLTGKIKAGQLVSEVAALVGGKGGGRPDMAQAGGPMADKLPEAMQAVPGIVRSLLGE from the coding sequence ATGACCGGTAACGAAATACGACAAAAATTTCTTAATTATTTTGAAGAGAAAGGGCATGCCGTTGTTGAGTCATCATCCCTTGTTCCCCATGATGATCCTACCCTGTTATTTACCAATGCGGGTATGTTCCAGTTTAAGCGCATTTTTATGGGGGAAGAACACCGGGAATATACACGAGCTGTCTCCTGCCAGCGTTGCGTTCGTGCCGGTGGAAAACATAATGATCTTGAGAATGTAGGATACACAGCTCGGCATCATACCTTTTTTGAAATGCTCGGCAATTTTTCCTTTGGTGATTATTTTAAAAAAGAAGCAATAGATTTTGCCTGGCAATTTTTGACCAAGGACTTAGGAATCAACCCAGAACAGCTCTGGGTTTCTGTCTTTCGCGAAGACGATGAGGCGTATGAGCTTTGGGAGCAGGTTGAAGACCTGCCTAAGGGGCGTATTGTTCGCTTGGGCGAGGCAGATAATTTTTGGGCAATGGGTGATACCGGTCCCTGCGGTCCCTGCTCGGAGATTCATATTGATCAGGGCGTAGAGCATGGTTGTGGCAGTGCAGACTGTGCGTTGGGTTGTGACTGTGATCGTTTCCTTGAGCTGTGGAACTTGGTCTTCATGCAGTTCTATCGTGATGCAGACGGCACTATGACACCTCTGCCCAAGCCCTCTATTGATACCGGCATGGGGGTTGAGCGGGTTGCCGCTGTTTTGCAGGGAAAATATAATAACTTTGACTGCGACCTTTTTACTCCGCTCATTGATACAGTCGTCCGTCTTTCAGGCAGAGCATATAATGATAACGCTGCTGATGACGCAGCAATGCGGGTTATTGCCGATCATGCGCGGGCCACGGCCTTTCTGGTGGCTGATGGGGTGTTACCCTCCAACGAAGGTCGGGGCTACGTCCTTCGGCGCGTCATGCGGCGGGCCATCCGTTACGGCAGAACTCTGGGCCTGACGGAGGCGTTCTTCGGTGGCATTTGTCGTCAGGTGATAGACCTGATGAAAAATGCCTATCCCCACCTTGCCGATTCTCGAGAACTGTTGGACAAGGTAACGGACCACGAAGAGACCCGCTTCGGCGAGACCCTGGATCATGGCCTTGCTATGCTGGATGAGGAGATCAGCCGTTTGCTGGCTGAAAAGCAAGAAAAGCCGGTTATCAACGGTGAGTTTATCTTTAAGCTCTATGATACCTACGGCTTTCCCAAGGACATTGTTCGGGATGTGGCCTTGGAAAAAGGCATATCCCTAGATAATGCCGGATTTGAAGTAGCTATGGAGCGGCAACGGGAGCAATCTAAGCGTTCCTGGAAAGGCAAGGATGTCGATCATTTTTCTGCTGGTTTGATCACCCTGCTGGAGCAGGGCAAAACTACCGAGTTTTTTGGCTACGTGACAACCTCAGCCGAATCTGTGGTGGAAGGAATCATTGATGCGCAGGGAAATCTGGTACAGGAAGCTGCTGCCGGAGCTGAGGTGCAGATTTATTGTCCGCAGACCCCCTTCTATTCTGAATCCGGTGGTCAGATTGGTGATTGTGGTGTCATCAGCTGGGAAGGTGGCTCCTTTACGGTGCAGAAGACCAAGGCCACAGCAGAAGGGCTGGTTCTGCATACAGGAGCAATCAACCAAGGAACCCTTAAAAATGGGCAGCAGGTCAGCTTGCAGGTGGACGAGCAGCGCACGGCCACGGCCCTGAATCATACTGCCACCCATCTTCTTCAGGCAGCCATGAAAAATATTCTGGGCGAGCATGTTAAGCAGGCGGGTTCCCTGGTGCGGGCTGATCGCCTCCGTTTTGACTTCACCCATTTTTCACCAGTGACTCCTGAGGAAATTCGTGCCATTGAGCAACTGGTGAATAGGGAAATCCGAAGAAATACCCCGGTGAAAACCGAGGTTCTTTCCAAAGAGGCAGCCATAGCCGGAGGGGCAACAGCTCTGTTCGGAGAGAAATATGGGGAAGAGGTCCGCGTGGTTAGTATCCCGGAGTTCTCCAAAGAGCTTTGCGGAGGAACCCACACCAGCGCCACCGGTACTATCGGGCTCTTTAAAATTATCTCGGAAACAGGTATTGCTGCCGGAGTACGCCGCATTGAGGCTGTGACCGGACAGGCCGCTGTAGATTGGGTGCAAGATTTAGCTGAACAGGCTGACAGCCTGGGACAACTGCTTTCCGGTTCTTTTGACGATGCCCAGTCCAAGGTGAAGGCTCTCATGCAACGACAAAAGGAGCTGGAAAAAGAGATTGCTGCTTTGAATGCCTCTAAGGCTTTGGGAGGGCTTGATGACCTGTTGGCCGGTGCGGTAGATATCAATGGGGTGCAGCTGATTTGCGGTCAGCTTCCCTTGGATTCACCGAAGACTCTGCGGGAGATCGGCGATAAGGTCCGTGATAAGATGACCAGCGGTGTTGCTGTACTGGGCGGTGAGTTCGGTGGAAAGGCTGCGCTCTTGGCCATTGTCACTAAGGATCTGACCGGAAAAATTAAGGCAGGTCAGCTGGTGAGTGAGGTGGCCGCCCTGGTTGGTGGAAAAGGAGGAGGTAGGCCCGATATGGCACAGGCTGGCGGTCCTATGGCTGATAAACTACCGGAGGCCATGCAGGCTGTTCCGGGAATCGTCCGCAGTCTGTTAGGGGAGTAG
- a CDS encoding dissimilatory sulfite reductase D family protein: MAMSVEEVEAAMIEKATKSPKPQLYVKDFYKCDPDRKPRDIKKIANALVTKGELMFWSSGSTTMYARPDRIKDEEGSEGIN; this comes from the coding sequence ATGGCAATGAGTGTTGAAGAAGTAGAAGCTGCGATGATTGAAAAGGCGACCAAATCGCCAAAGCCGCAGTTGTACGTAAAGGATTTTTATAAATGTGATCCTGATCGTAAACCTCGTGATATCAAAAAGATCGCTAATGCGCTGGTAACCAAGGGAGAATTGATGTTCTGGTCCTCTGGTTCTACCACCATGTACGCTCGTCCAGATCGTATCAAGGACGAAGAGGGGAGCGAAGGGATTAATTAA